The following are encoded in a window of Solibacillus sp. FSL R7-0668 genomic DNA:
- the ylqF gene encoding ribosome biogenesis GTPase YlqF, whose product MTIQWFPGHMAKARRQVSESLKLVDIVFELVDARLPLSSRNPMIDEVIHQKPRLLILNKQDMADETETRRWIQYFADKGFKAVAINSLEGKGLQAVIKAAQEILADKWERMKAKGMKPRAIRAMIVGIPNVGKSTLINRLAKKNLAKTGNTPGVTKAQQWIKVAKDIELLDTPGILWPKFEDQEVGYKLALTGAIKDTLTNMEDLAVYGLNFLALHYPERMEERYQMTAISEELVETFDHIGKLRRVFAQGGEIDYDQVALLIVRDLRDQNLGKLTFDFVDEQIEKEQLAEAIEKENEERRKKTAEIRRHSRLQNKE is encoded by the coding sequence ATGACCATTCAATGGTTTCCGGGGCATATGGCGAAAGCGCGTCGTCAAGTATCTGAAAGCTTAAAGCTAGTGGATATCGTCTTTGAGCTAGTAGACGCACGCTTACCATTATCTTCACGTAACCCGATGATCGATGAAGTCATTCATCAAAAACCACGCTTACTGATTTTAAATAAACAAGATATGGCAGACGAAACGGAAACACGTCGCTGGATTCAATATTTCGCGGATAAAGGCTTTAAGGCTGTAGCTATTAACTCACTTGAGGGAAAAGGCTTACAGGCGGTAATAAAGGCTGCTCAGGAGATTTTAGCGGACAAATGGGAGCGTATGAAGGCGAAAGGCATGAAGCCACGTGCAATTCGAGCCATGATTGTTGGAATTCCAAACGTAGGAAAATCGACATTGATTAACCGTTTAGCAAAGAAAAATTTAGCGAAAACAGGAAATACACCAGGTGTTACAAAGGCACAGCAATGGATTAAAGTAGCGAAGGACATTGAGCTATTAGACACACCAGGTATTTTATGGCCGAAATTTGAAGACCAAGAAGTAGGCTATAAATTAGCGCTTACTGGTGCAATTAAGGATACGCTTACGAATATGGAAGATTTAGCAGTGTACGGCTTGAATTTTTTAGCCTTACATTATCCAGAGCGCATGGAAGAACGTTATCAAATGACAGCGATCAGTGAAGAATTAGTAGAAACATTTGATCATATCGGCAAATTACGCCGTGTATTTGCTCAAGGTGGCGAAATTGATTATGATCAAGTAGCACTACTCATCGTACGTGATCTACGTGACCAAAACCTGGGGAAACTAACATTTGACTTTGTAGATGAGCAAATCGAAAAAGAGCAATTAGCGGAAGCAATCGAAAAAGAAAATGAAGAACGCCGCAAAAAAACAGCAGAAATTCGTCGTCATAGCCGTTTACAAAATAAAGAATAA
- the sucD gene encoding succinate--CoA ligase subunit alpha, giving the protein MSVFINKETKVIVQGITGETALFHTKQMLEYGTKIVAGVTPGKGGLEIEGVPVFNTVEEAVKATGANVSVIYVPAPFAADAIVEAVDAGLDMTICITEHIPVLDMVKVKRYMEGKKTRLVGPNCPGVITADECKIGIMPGYIHTKGHVGVVSRSGTLTYEAVHQLSQAGIGQTTAVGIGGDPVNGTNFIDCLKAFNEDPETYAVVMIGEIGGTAEEEAAEWIQANMTKPVVGFIGGQTAPPGKRMGHAGAIISGGKGTAAEKIKAMNAAGIEVAPTPSVIGETLIKVIKEKGLYEVCKTH; this is encoded by the coding sequence ATGAGCGTGTTCATTAACAAAGAGACAAAAGTAATCGTACAAGGGATTACAGGGGAAACAGCCCTATTCCATACAAAACAAATGCTTGAATACGGAACAAAAATCGTTGCAGGGGTAACGCCAGGTAAGGGTGGACTTGAAATTGAAGGTGTTCCTGTATTCAATACAGTAGAAGAAGCAGTAAAAGCAACAGGTGCCAATGTATCCGTTATTTATGTACCAGCACCGTTTGCAGCGGATGCGATTGTCGAAGCGGTAGATGCAGGCTTAGATATGACAATCTGTATTACAGAGCATATTCCAGTACTGGATATGGTAAAAGTAAAGCGCTATATGGAAGGCAAGAAAACGCGTTTAGTAGGACCAAACTGCCCAGGTGTGATTACGGCTGATGAATGTAAAATTGGTATTATGCCAGGCTATATTCATACAAAAGGTCATGTAGGGGTTGTATCACGCTCTGGTACATTAACTTATGAAGCGGTTCACCAACTGTCACAAGCGGGAATTGGTCAAACAACAGCAGTAGGTATCGGAGGGGACCCTGTAAACGGTACAAACTTCATCGATTGCTTAAAAGCATTCAATGAAGACCCTGAAACGTATGCCGTTGTTATGATTGGTGAAATCGGTGGTACAGCAGAGGAAGAAGCTGCTGAGTGGATTCAAGCAAATATGACAAAACCGGTAGTAGGCTTCATTGGTGGTCAAACAGCGCCACCAGGTAAGCGCATGGGTCACGCAGGTGCGATTATTTCAGGTGGTAAAGGGACAGCAGCTGAAAAAATCAAAGCAATGAATGCAGCTGGTATTGAAGTTGCGCCAACACCTTCTGTTATTGGTGAAACTTTAATTAAAGTGATTAAAGAAAAAGGTCTATACGAAGTTTGTAAGACGCATTAA
- the rplS gene encoding 50S ribosomal protein L19: MSNIITEITKDQLRSDLPSFKPGDTVKVHVKIVEGTRERIQLFEGVVIKRRGGGISETFTVRKISYGVGVERTFPVHTPKIAQLEVVRKGKVRRAKLYYLRNLRGKAARIKEIR, translated from the coding sequence ATGTCAAACATTATTACAGAGATCACAAAAGATCAATTACGTTCAGACTTACCATCATTCAAACCGGGTGATACAGTTAAGGTGCACGTTAAAATCGTTGAGGGTACTCGTGAGCGTATCCAATTATTCGAAGGTGTAGTTATTAAACGTCGTGGTGGCGGAATTAGCGAAACTTTCACAGTACGTAAAATTTCTTACGGCGTTGGTGTAGAGCGTACTTTCCCAGTACACACACCAAAAATCGCTCAATTAGAAGTAGTTCGTAAAGGTAAAGTACGTCGTGCTAAACTTTACTACCTACGTAACCTACGTGGTAAAGCTGCTCGTATTAAAGAAATTCGATAA
- the topA gene encoding type I DNA topoisomerase — MADYLVIVESPAKAKTIERYLGKKYKVKASIGHVRDLPRSQMGIDTENNYEPKYITIRGKGPVLQELKTAAKKVKKIYLAADPDREGEAIAWHLANALNVDIHSDCRVVFNEITKEAILESFKTPRPINMDLVDAQQARRILDRLVGYNISPILWKKVKKGLSAGRVQSVSLRLIIDRENEIKSFEPEEYWSIDASFEKGKKEFEAFYYGDGKEKVKLTNEEQVTAVLKNVKGSDFEVMNVVKKERKRNAAPAFTTSSLQQEAARKLNFRAKKTMMLAQQLYEGIELSKKEGAVGLITYMRTDSTRISDTAKTEAISFIEGKYGKDFIAQEQKQVKAKANAQDAHEAIRPTSAMRTPEELKAILSRDQLRLYRLIWERFIASQMAPAILDTVTVDLQNNDVLFRANGSQVKFAGFMKLYIEGTDDQTEETNKLLPEMAIGDKVKSLEIEPKQHFTQPPPRYSEARLVKTLEELGIGRPSTYAPTLDTIQKRGYVQLDAKRFVPTELGEIVHQATLEFFPEIINIEFTAQMEHNLDEIEEGITQWVDVIDAFYQDFEPRVKYADEAMEKIEIKDEPAGEDCEKCGEPMVFKLGRYGKFMACSGFPDCRNTKAIVKPIGVQCPTCKEGEIVERKSKTKRIFYGCNRYPECDFVSWDKPISRPCPKCSALLVEKKLKKGVQIQCTNSECDYEETPSQ; from the coding sequence ATGGCAGATTATTTAGTAATTGTGGAATCACCTGCGAAGGCGAAAACAATTGAACGCTATTTAGGAAAAAAATATAAAGTAAAAGCATCAATCGGACATGTGCGTGATTTACCACGTAGTCAAATGGGGATTGATACAGAAAATAACTATGAACCAAAATATATTACGATTCGTGGAAAAGGGCCGGTCTTACAAGAATTAAAGACTGCAGCCAAAAAAGTCAAAAAGATTTATCTCGCGGCTGACCCCGATCGTGAAGGAGAAGCGATTGCTTGGCATTTGGCAAACGCTTTAAACGTTGATATTCACTCAGATTGTCGCGTTGTATTTAACGAGATTACAAAGGAAGCGATTTTAGAAAGCTTTAAGACTCCACGTCCGATTAATATGGATTTAGTGGATGCACAGCAAGCGCGCCGTATTTTAGACCGCTTAGTAGGCTATAATATTAGCCCGATTCTTTGGAAAAAAGTAAAAAAAGGTTTATCAGCTGGTCGTGTGCAATCGGTCTCACTGCGATTAATTATTGATCGTGAAAATGAGATTAAAAGCTTTGAACCAGAAGAATACTGGTCAATTGACGCATCGTTTGAAAAGGGCAAAAAAGAGTTTGAAGCCTTTTATTATGGTGATGGCAAAGAAAAAGTGAAGTTAACGAATGAAGAACAAGTAACGGCCGTATTGAAAAACGTGAAAGGTTCGGATTTTGAAGTGATGAATGTCGTGAAAAAAGAACGTAAACGCAATGCGGCTCCTGCTTTTACAACATCTTCACTACAACAAGAAGCAGCGCGTAAATTAAACTTCCGTGCTAAAAAGACGATGATGCTTGCGCAACAACTGTATGAAGGGATCGAGCTAAGCAAAAAAGAAGGCGCGGTTGGGTTGATTACGTATATGCGTACAGACTCAACACGTATTTCAGATACAGCAAAAACTGAGGCAATTTCATTTATTGAAGGAAAGTATGGTAAAGACTTCATCGCACAAGAGCAAAAGCAAGTGAAGGCGAAAGCAAATGCACAAGATGCCCACGAAGCAATCCGTCCAACGAGTGCTATGCGTACACCAGAAGAGTTGAAGGCAATCCTTAGCCGAGATCAATTACGCTTATATCGTTTAATATGGGAACGCTTTATTGCGAGTCAAATGGCACCAGCAATATTAGATACTGTAACGGTAGACCTACAAAATAATGATGTCCTGTTCCGTGCGAATGGATCACAAGTGAAATTTGCAGGGTTTATGAAGCTTTATATCGAGGGTACTGACGATCAAACAGAAGAAACAAATAAGCTATTACCAGAAATGGCGATTGGCGATAAAGTGAAGTCGCTTGAAATCGAACCAAAACAACATTTCACGCAGCCACCACCACGCTATTCAGAAGCGCGTTTAGTGAAAACGCTGGAAGAGCTAGGTATAGGTCGACCTTCTACGTATGCACCAACGCTTGATACCATTCAAAAGCGTGGTTATGTACAGCTAGATGCGAAACGCTTTGTACCAACAGAGCTTGGTGAAATTGTCCACCAAGCAACATTAGAATTTTTCCCAGAGATTATCAACATCGAATTCACCGCACAAATGGAACATAATTTAGATGAAATCGAAGAAGGCATTACACAATGGGTGGATGTTATTGACGCATTTTATCAAGATTTTGAGCCCCGTGTGAAGTATGCGGATGAAGCGATGGAAAAAATCGAAATTAAAGATGAACCAGCAGGTGAAGACTGTGAAAAATGTGGCGAGCCAATGGTATTTAAGCTTGGGCGCTATGGCAAGTTTATGGCGTGTTCAGGCTTCCCAGATTGCCGCAATACAAAAGCAATCGTCAAGCCTATTGGGGTACAATGTCCAACATGTAAGGAAGGCGAAATCGTAGAGCGTAAGTCAAAAACAAAACGTATTTTCTACGGTTGTAACCGCTATCCTGAATGTGACTTCGTATCATGGGATAAACCAATTAGTAGACCATGTCCGAAATGTAGTGCATTATTAGTAGAGAAAAAATTGAAAAAAGGTGTTCAAATTCAATGTACAAACAGTGAATGTGACTATGAGGAAACACCATCACAATAA
- the sucC gene encoding ADP-forming succinate--CoA ligase subunit beta: MNIHEYQGKEILRKYGVAVPKGSVAFSPDEAVKVAKELGANVTVVKAQIHAGGRGKAGGVKIAKNLEEVRSYAKELLGKILVTHQTGPEGKEVKRLYIEEGSDIKKEYYLSLVLDRATSRVVMMGSEEGGMDIEEVAESNPEKIFKEVIDPVTGLNAFQARRMAFNMNIPSKLVNKAVSLMLGIYKAFIDKDASTVEINPLVVTGDDQVVALDAKFNFDSNALYRQKDIVELRDFDEEDPKEIEASKYDLSYISLDGNIGCMVNGAGLAMATMDTISYYGGSPANFLDVGGGATAEKVTEAFKIILSDKNVKGIFVNIFGGIMKCDVIAEGVITAAKEVGLAVPLVVRLEGTNVDLGKKLLNESGLNIVAADSMADGAQKIVKLVEAEGGVMA, from the coding sequence ATGAATATCCATGAGTATCAAGGAAAAGAGATATTAAGAAAATACGGTGTCGCGGTTCCAAAGGGGAGCGTAGCGTTTTCACCAGACGAAGCTGTTAAAGTAGCAAAAGAGTTAGGCGCGAATGTAACGGTTGTCAAAGCACAAATTCACGCAGGTGGCCGAGGAAAAGCTGGCGGTGTAAAAATCGCGAAAAACTTAGAGGAAGTACGCTCATATGCAAAAGAATTACTAGGAAAAATTTTAGTAACGCACCAAACAGGTCCTGAAGGTAAAGAGGTAAAGCGTCTTTATATAGAGGAAGGCTCGGATATTAAAAAAGAGTATTATTTAAGTTTAGTACTTGATCGCGCCACTTCTCGAGTAGTTATGATGGGCTCAGAAGAAGGTGGAATGGATATTGAAGAAGTAGCAGAGTCAAATCCTGAAAAAATCTTCAAAGAAGTGATTGACCCAGTAACAGGATTGAATGCCTTCCAAGCGCGTCGCATGGCATTTAACATGAATATTCCTTCAAAATTAGTGAACAAAGCCGTTTCGCTAATGCTTGGAATTTACAAAGCGTTTATTGACAAAGATGCATCCACTGTAGAAATCAACCCATTAGTTGTAACGGGTGATGATCAAGTTGTTGCATTAGATGCAAAATTTAACTTCGATTCAAATGCATTGTATCGTCAAAAGGATATCGTTGAATTACGTGACTTCGATGAGGAAGATCCAAAAGAAATCGAAGCTTCAAAATATGACTTAAGCTATATTTCACTAGATGGTAATATTGGCTGTATGGTTAATGGAGCAGGTCTTGCGATGGCAACAATGGATACCATTAGCTATTATGGCGGCTCACCGGCTAACTTCCTTGACGTTGGGGGCGGTGCTACAGCTGAAAAAGTAACAGAAGCATTTAAAATTATTTTATCAGACAAAAATGTTAAAGGGATTTTTGTTAACATTTTCGGTGGAATTATGAAATGTGACGTCATCGCAGAAGGTGTAATTACGGCTGCGAAAGAGGTCGGTTTAGCAGTGCCTTTAGTCGTTCGTTTAGAGGGAACAAACGTTGACTTAGGCAAAAAATTATTAAATGAATCAGGTTTAAATATTGTTGCTGCAGATTCAATGGCTGACGGTGCACAAAAAATTGTAAAATTAGTCGAAGCTGAAGGCGGGGTTATGGCATGA
- the lepB gene encoding signal peptidase I, whose protein sequence is MEKTEKEKNELWEWTKALLIAFAIAAFIRYFLFTPIVVDGDSMMPTLENGDRMIVNKFSYKIGEPERFDIVVFHAPEQKDYIKRVIGLPGDYVEYKDDQLYINGEAIDEPYLDAYKAQISEGNLTGDFSLKDIDPSLDVIPEGHVFVMGDNRRFSKDSRHIGIVDQKEIIGNTSIIFWPLNEIEIVK, encoded by the coding sequence GTGGAAAAAACTGAAAAAGAAAAAAATGAGCTTTGGGAATGGACGAAAGCTCTACTAATTGCGTTTGCAATTGCAGCATTCATTCGATATTTTTTATTTACACCGATTGTAGTTGATGGGGATTCAATGATGCCAACCCTTGAAAATGGAGATCGAATGATTGTCAACAAGTTTAGCTATAAAATTGGAGAGCCAGAGCGCTTTGATATCGTAGTGTTCCATGCGCCAGAACAAAAAGATTATATCAAACGTGTAATCGGACTACCTGGTGATTATGTTGAATATAAAGATGACCAGCTATACATTAATGGTGAAGCAATCGACGAGCCATACTTAGACGCATATAAGGCCCAAATTAGTGAAGGTAATTTAACAGGTGATTTCTCACTGAAGGATATTGATCCATCGCTTGATGTGATTCCAGAAGGCCATGTATTTGTCATGGGGGATAACCGTCGTTTTAGTAAGGATAGCCGTCATATTGGAATTGTTGACCAAAAAGAAATTATCGGAAATACAAGCATTATCTTTTGGCCACTTAATGAAATTGAAATTGTAAAATAA
- the dprA gene encoding DNA-processing protein DprA: MTNSMDEKLLRLHYIHPLPWHKIQHLLTLIPDLDELCNVSPTILALHLNIKQSTAVSIIELYNKMQATSLQPYYEKHQINAIPYTSACYPQRLKELFDPPAVIYAKGNISLLQEPRMMAVIGARIATSYSENALKLLIPPLIQQEFVIVSGLAKGADRLAHEAAIRYGGKTIAVLGHGLFHSYPKENDELHRYMTEHQLVMTEYPPYVGVQKWHFPARNRIISGLSEALLVTEAKLKSGTLITTELALEQGKDVFVVPGNIFSELSQGTNKLIKEGAIPVWDGHQMLAELQMFSSFR, encoded by the coding sequence ATGACAAATTCTATGGACGAAAAATTATTAAGGCTTCATTATATTCACCCTCTACCTTGGCATAAAATCCAGCATTTATTGACACTTATTCCTGATTTAGATGAGCTATGCAATGTATCACCGACTATTTTAGCGCTGCATTTAAATATTAAACAATCCACTGCGGTCTCTATCATTGAACTTTACAATAAAATGCAGGCGACATCTCTGCAGCCCTATTACGAAAAACATCAAATTAATGCGATACCCTATACAAGTGCATGCTATCCGCAGCGCTTAAAGGAACTGTTTGATCCGCCTGCCGTAATTTATGCAAAAGGGAATATTTCGCTATTACAAGAGCCGCGGATGATGGCGGTCATTGGGGCAAGAATTGCAACGAGCTATAGTGAAAATGCGTTAAAATTGCTAATACCACCCCTAATACAACAAGAATTTGTTATTGTCAGTGGACTTGCAAAAGGAGCAGATCGACTAGCACATGAGGCTGCAATACGATATGGTGGCAAGACAATTGCTGTACTAGGGCATGGCTTATTTCATAGTTATCCAAAAGAAAATGATGAATTACATCGCTATATGACGGAGCATCAGCTAGTGATGACTGAATATCCACCATATGTAGGTGTACAAAAGTGGCATTTTCCTGCACGTAACCGTATAATAAGCGGTTTAAGTGAAGCGTTACTGGTGACAGAAGCAAAATTAAAAAGCGGTACTTTAATTACGACAGAGCTTGCCCTCGAACAAGGGAAGGATGTCTTTGTAGTGCCAGGGAATATTTTTAGTGAGTTATCCCAAGGAACGAATAAATTGATCAAAGAAGGCGCCATTCCTGTATGGGATGGGCATCAAATGTTAGCTGAATTGCAAATGTTTTCAAGTTTTCGTTGA
- the trmFO gene encoding FADH(2)-oxidizing methylenetetrahydrofolate--tRNA-(uracil(54)-C(5))-methyltransferase TrmFO encodes MTQPVVNVIGAGLAGSEAAWQIAKRGVNVRLYEMRPVKQTPAHHTDKFAELVCSNSLRANGLTNAVGVIKEEMRKLDSVIMAAADNCSVPAGGALAVDRHEFAGYVTEHVKNHPLIEVINEEVTEIPEGITVIATGPLTSEALAKKIQGLTGEDYLYFYDAAAPIIEKDSIDMDKVYLKSRYDKGEAAYLNCPMNKEEFDAFRQALIEAECAPLKEFEKEKYFEGCMPIEVMAARGEKTMTFGPMKPVGLEDPKTDKRPYAVVQLRQDDAAGTLYNLVGFQTHLKWPEQKRVFSMIPGLENLEIVRYGVMHRNTFINSPKVLAQTYQLKARPNLFFAGQMTGVEGYVESAGSGLIAGINAARMALGQELLYFPHETALGSMARYITHTDAKNFQPMNVNFGIFPELGERIKSKPERAEKHATRALESIQNFINTQVI; translated from the coding sequence ATGACACAACCAGTAGTAAATGTAATTGGTGCAGGTCTTGCTGGATCTGAAGCCGCTTGGCAAATTGCAAAGCGCGGCGTGAATGTTCGCCTATATGAAATGCGTCCAGTAAAGCAAACGCCGGCGCACCATACTGATAAATTTGCAGAGCTTGTATGCTCGAACTCCTTACGTGCAAACGGCCTAACAAATGCAGTTGGCGTAATTAAAGAAGAAATGCGTAAACTAGATTCTGTCATTATGGCAGCAGCAGATAATTGTTCTGTACCAGCTGGTGGTGCATTAGCGGTAGACCGTCACGAGTTTGCAGGCTATGTAACCGAACATGTGAAAAACCATCCGTTAATTGAAGTGATTAACGAAGAAGTTACTGAAATTCCAGAGGGGATTACAGTCATTGCAACAGGTCCATTAACGTCTGAAGCACTAGCGAAAAAAATTCAAGGTCTAACGGGCGAAGATTATTTATACTTCTATGATGCAGCAGCACCGATTATCGAAAAAGATTCGATCGATATGGACAAAGTATATTTAAAATCACGCTATGACAAAGGTGAAGCGGCCTACTTAAACTGCCCAATGAACAAGGAAGAGTTCGATGCATTCCGCCAAGCATTAATTGAAGCAGAATGTGCTCCATTAAAAGAGTTCGAGAAAGAGAAGTATTTTGAAGGCTGTATGCCGATCGAGGTAATGGCAGCACGTGGCGAAAAGACGATGACATTCGGTCCGATGAAGCCTGTTGGATTAGAAGATCCGAAAACAGACAAACGTCCATATGCCGTTGTTCAATTACGTCAGGATGATGCAGCTGGAACGCTTTACAACTTAGTAGGCTTCCAAACGCATTTAAAATGGCCAGAACAAAAACGCGTATTCTCGATGATTCCAGGTTTAGAAAACTTAGAAATCGTTCGCTATGGCGTTATGCACCGTAACACATTCATCAACTCACCGAAAGTGTTAGCGCAAACATATCAATTAAAAGCACGTCCGAACCTGTTCTTCGCTGGTCAAATGACAGGTGTAGAAGGTTATGTAGAATCAGCTGGAAGTGGTTTAATCGCTGGAATCAATGCAGCTCGCATGGCATTAGGCCAAGAGCTACTCTACTTCCCGCATGAAACAGCACTTGGTTCGATGGCGCGCTATATTACACATACAGATGCGAAAAACTTCCAGCCGATGAATGTCAACTTTGGTATTTTCCCAGAGCTTGGTGAACGAATCAAATCAAAGCCAGAGCGCGCGGAAAAACATGCTACAAGAGCATTGGAATCAATTCAGAATTTTATTAATACTCAGGTAATTTAA
- a CDS encoding EscU/YscU/HrcU family type III secretion system export apparatus switch protein, giving the protein MSNKKYVRKEAIALSYDPQKNNGPTVVAKGKGKIAENILEQATLHDVPVYEDPNLVELLGQLDLNTSIPEELYQAVAEVFAFIYHLDEKHKLTSNKQNGRLLK; this is encoded by the coding sequence ATGAGCAACAAAAAATATGTACGTAAAGAAGCCATTGCGTTATCCTATGATCCGCAAAAAAATAATGGCCCTACCGTTGTTGCGAAGGGAAAGGGTAAAATTGCGGAAAATATTTTAGAACAGGCAACACTTCATGATGTGCCGGTATATGAAGACCCAAACCTCGTAGAATTATTGGGACAGCTTGATTTAAATACATCTATTCCGGAAGAATTATACCAAGCAGTAGCGGAAGTATTTGCCTTTATCTATCATTTAGATGAAAAACATAAATTAACATCAAACAAGCAAAACGGTAGACTATTAAAGTAG
- the trmD gene encoding tRNA (guanosine(37)-N1)-methyltransferase TrmD — MKIHVLSLFPDMFTGVFGASILKKAQEKGAVELAVTDIREFSENKHRQVDDYPYGGGAGMVLKPEPMFNAVEAITEGRKPRVILMCPQGERFTQKKAEELALEDDLVFLCGHYEGYDERIREHLVTDEISIGDFVLTGGELPAMTVIDAVVRLLPGVLGQADSHIQDSFSTGLLEHPHYTRPADFRGMKVPDVLLSGNHAKIEEWREEQSFLRTLQRRPDLLEALELTEKQQNILEKIKSQM; from the coding sequence ATGAAAATTCATGTATTAAGTTTATTTCCAGATATGTTTACAGGCGTATTCGGTGCGTCCATTTTAAAAAAGGCCCAAGAAAAGGGCGCTGTTGAGTTAGCTGTAACCGATATTCGTGAATTTAGTGAAAATAAGCATAGACAAGTGGATGACTATCCGTACGGTGGTGGCGCGGGTATGGTATTAAAGCCAGAGCCAATGTTTAATGCTGTAGAAGCGATTACAGAGGGGCGCAAACCACGTGTCATTCTCATGTGCCCACAAGGCGAACGCTTCACACAGAAAAAAGCCGAGGAGCTTGCACTGGAAGATGATTTAGTCTTTTTATGTGGGCATTATGAAGGCTATGATGAACGAATTCGTGAGCATCTCGTAACGGATGAAATTTCGATTGGCGACTTCGTATTAACGGGTGGGGAGCTCCCAGCGATGACAGTCATTGATGCGGTTGTGCGTCTATTACCAGGTGTTCTAGGGCAGGCCGACTCACATATTCAAGATTCGTTTTCAACTGGCTTGCTCGAGCATCCACACTACACACGCCCTGCTGATTTTCGCGGGATGAAGGTGCCGGATGTGTTGTTATCTGGGAATCACGCAAAAATTGAAGAGTGGCGTGAAGAACAGTCCTTTTTACGTACATTACAACGTCGACCTGATCTTTTAGAGGCGTTAGAATTGACGGAAAAACAACAAAATATTCTCGAAAAAATAAAATCACAAATGTAA
- a CDS encoding ribonuclease HII → MKTIKEIIQALKEATKVEPWMTEIEQDERAGVVKAWAQFHKRLEKQEALKQAHQAKLDFDASYLPHKNAYIAGTDEAGRGPLAGPVVTAAVILPNNCMELLGVNDSKQLSKEKRNDFAKRIKQHALYYAVHFQSAEEIDRLNIYEATRQSMLQSVEALEVTPSFILADAMTLRTTIPQASIIKGDAQSLAIAAASILAKTARDDYMEALDQEFPQYGFAQHAGYGTKQHLEALATYGPTIHHRKTFEPIKTMIQQRE, encoded by the coding sequence ATGAAAACAATAAAAGAAATTATACAAGCACTAAAGGAAGCAACAAAAGTAGAGCCGTGGATGACCGAAATCGAACAAGATGAGCGTGCAGGCGTTGTAAAGGCATGGGCACAATTTCACAAGCGTTTAGAAAAACAAGAGGCGTTGAAACAGGCACATCAGGCTAAGCTTGATTTTGATGCAAGCTATTTACCACATAAAAATGCGTATATTGCTGGAACAGATGAAGCAGGCAGAGGACCATTAGCGGGACCGGTTGTAACAGCGGCTGTTATACTACCAAATAATTGCATGGAATTATTGGGCGTAAACGATTCAAAGCAACTATCGAAGGAGAAGCGCAATGACTTTGCAAAACGTATTAAACAGCATGCCCTCTATTATGCCGTGCATTTTCAAAGTGCTGAAGAAATTGACCGCTTAAATATTTATGAGGCGACACGTCAATCCATGCTACAAAGTGTTGAAGCGTTAGAGGTCACACCGAGCTTCATTTTAGCGGATGCAATGACACTCCGTACAACGATTCCGCAAGCATCGATTATTAAAGGGGATGCGCAAAGCCTAGCGATTGCCGCTGCATCGATTTTAGCGAAAACAGCGCGTGATGACTATATGGAAGCGCTTGATCAGGAATTTCCGCAATATGGCTTTGCGCAGCATGCTGGCTATGGAACGAAACAGCATTTAGAGGCATTAGCAACATATGGCCCGACGATCCATCATCGTAAAACATTTGAACCAATTAAAACTATGATACAACAAAGGGAGTGA